Proteins from one Patagioenas fasciata isolate bPatFas1 chromosome 6, bPatFas1.hap1, whole genome shotgun sequence genomic window:
- the CRIP1 gene encoding cysteine-rich protein 1 yields the protein MPKCPRCQKEVYFAEKVTSLGKDWHRPCLRCEKCNKTLTSGGHAEHDGKPYCNHPCYAALFGPKGFGRGGAESHTFK from the exons ATGCCCAAGTGCCCCCGCTGCCAGAAGGAGGTCTACTTCG CCGAGAAGGTGACTTCTCTGGGGAAGGACTGGCACCGGCCCTGCTTGAGATGCGAGAAGTGTAACAAGACCCTGACGTCTGGTGGCCATGCAGAG CATGACGGCAAACCATACTGCAACCACCCCTGCTATGCCGCCTTGTTCGGGCCCAAAG GGTTCGGCCGGGGAGGAGCCGAGAGCCACACATTCAAGTAA